From a single Apium graveolens cultivar Ventura chromosome 2, ASM990537v1, whole genome shotgun sequence genomic region:
- the LOC141708860 gene encoding fatty acyl-CoA reductase 2, chloroplastic-like, translated as MKLYDLVFPVLIEKLLRTMPDVGKIYVLIRAKDQQAAAERLKNEIINSELFKSLESLHGKSYITFMLDKLIPVAGDVCESDLGIETNLAAEIAQAVNVVVNSSASTTFDERFLILFVHCIDLNTNTRPCRVLGFAKKCKNLCLFRRHRLRSQVYTNEVDIEAELSIALQSKEAAQVKSTPLMKELGLQRAKLHGWQNTYSFTKAMGEMLITKQRENIPVVIVRPSVVESAYREPFPGWIEGNRMLDPLMLFYGKGQLPGILANPNAVIDIVPVDIVVNTILVAMAKHGREAKPELNVYHAASSVSNPILFYDFFKYSCEHFKSSPLMDRDGKQIRITDMKFLSSLSDFSSYISSEIIQQNGLRDHQAVPDEKHFVKIKTKCEKLETLLLHMAQIYEPYMFFTSRFDNAKVKALMKMMFVEEKKLFECDVGIIDWKEYYSYACTRHLILFLGKFWEIFCTRHNSSS; from the exons ATGAAATTGTATGACCTTGTTTTTCCAGTATTGATCGAGAAACTCTTACGGACGATGCCTGATGTGGGTAAAATTTACGTTCTGATTAGAGCAAAAGATCAACAAGCTGCTGCAGAAAGATTGAAAAATGAA ATCATTAATTCGGAGTTATTCAAGTCACTGGAGAGCTTGCATGGGAAATCCTATATAACATTCATGCTGGACAAGCTTATTCCTGTAGCTGGTGATGTTTGTGAATCTGATCTTGGAATTGAAACTAATTTAGCTGCTGAGATTGCGCAGGCTGTCAATGTAGTTGTTAATTCATCAGCCAGCACTACGTTTGATGAAAGGTTTCTAATTTTATTTGTCCACTGTATAGATCTCAACACAAACACAAGACCTTGTCGGGTCTTGGGCTTTGCCAAAAAGTGCAAGAATCTGTGCCTCTTCAGGAGACACCGATTGAGGAGCCAAGTCTACACTAATGAAGTTGATATTGAAGCTGAACTGAGTATTGCTTTGCAATCAAAGGAGGCTGCTCAAGTTAAATCAACTCCATTGATGAAAGAGTTGGGCTTGCAGAG GGCAAAGCTACATGGATGGCAAAACACTTACTCATTTACTAAGGCCATGGGTGAGATGTTGATCACCAAACAAAGAGAAAATATACCAGTAGTAATCGTTCGTCCTAGCGTTGTTGAGAGTGCCTATAGGGAGCCTTTCCCAGGTTGGATTGAAGGAAATAG AATGCTTGACCCCTTAATGTTGTTCTATGGGAAAGGCCAGCTCCCCGGAATTTTAGCAAATCCCAACGCAGTCATTGACATT GTACCCGTGGACATCGTTGTCAATACTATTTTGGTGGCTATGGCAAAGCATGGTAGAGAAGCAAAGCCAGAATTGAATGTGTATCATGCAGCTTCGTCTGTCTCAAATCCAATACtattttatgattttttcaagTATAGTTGTGAGCACTTCAAGTCTTCGCCATTGATGGATCGAGATGGAAAGCAGATTAGGATTACAGATATGAAGTTTTTAAGCTCTCTGTCTGATTTCTCATCTTACATTTCATCAGAGATAATTCAACAGAATGGCCTAAGGGATCATCAAGCAGTGCCAGATGAGAAGCATTTTGTAAAAATTAAGACCAAATGTGAAAAGCTAGAAACACTTCTTTTGCATATGGCTCAGATTTATGAACCTTACATGTTTTTCACTAGCAG GTTTGATAATGCTAAAGTGAAAGCACTGATGAAGATGATGTTTGTTGAAGAGAAGAAGCTGTTTGAATGCGACGTTGGGATCATAGACTGGAAAGAATATTATTCTTACGCATGTACGCGACATCTCATATTATTCTTAGGAAAATTTTGGGAAATATTTTGTACACGACACAACAGTAGTTCCTAA
- the LOC141704252 gene encoding uncharacterized protein LOC141704252, giving the protein MTGNRVTLQDLVNPLYLHPSDGAVHVEKLQASTDYRAWKMAMKINVTSKRKLAFVTGGVARPSDLVQAKLWDTCNNMIIAWLTHNVSPSIIKSMMFMTTTASPIRSNLETRFQLTNGFRKYKINIVVHDLKQGTLSINEYYTDMRALWEELESLNTLPTVVTPSEDVTVLLNAISSQKEEASAALHQEEAQRELLQLNKLDNESVAIFTKSNVIKYDKPMICTVCGGRGHKNDKCWDVVGYVKWHAKHGQISSNNSVRVKPQFQTNKWPSGHNPGVSKMATTAQPSLA; this is encoded by the exons ATGACTGGAAACAGAGTAACGTTACAAGATTTAGTAAATCCGTTGTACTTACACCCGTCTGATGGAGCTGTTCACGTTGAAAAGCTCCAGGCTTCCACTGATTACAGAGCTTGGAAAATGGCTATGAAAATAAACGTAACTTCTAAAAGAAAATTGGCATTTGTCACGGGAGGAGTAGCAAGGCCATCAGATCTCGTGCAAGCTAAGCTTTGGGACACTTGCAACAATATGATAATTGCTTGGCTTACTCATAATGTATCTCCTTCTATTATTAAATCTATGATGTTTATGACCACTACTGCGTCTCCTATACGGTCCAATCTTGAAACTCGTTTTCAGTTGACAAATGGGTTTagaaaatacaaaataaatatagtTGTCCATGATTTAAAGCAAGGAACCCTGTCTATAAACGAATATTATACTGATATGCGTGCCTTGTGGGAGGAGTTAGAATCCCTGAATACGTTACCTACTGTCGTTACTCCCAGTGAGGATGTTACAGTCCTGTTGAATGCTATTTCTTCTCAAAAAGAGGAAG CGTCTGCAGCCTTACATCAAGAAGAAGCTCAAAGAGAGCTCTTGCAGTTAAATAAATTGGATAATGAGTCCGTGGCTATATTTACAAAGTCCAATGTTATTAAGTATGATAAGCCTATGATATGCACCGTGTGTGGTGGTAGAGGTCACAAGAATGATAAGTGTTGGGATGTGGTAGGTTACGTTAAGTGGCATGCTAAACATGGTCAaattagtagtaacaatagtGTGAGAGTCAAGCCTCAGTTTCAAACCAATAAATGGCCTTCAGGTCATAATCCAGGGGTGTCAAAAATGGCTACCACAGCTCAACCTTCTCTGGCATGA
- the LOC141704241 gene encoding fatty acyl-CoA reductase 2, chloroplastic-like: MTILTQYAAIKESLKEIVLVNNDNISVCLIITALRLFVGFITAYPSSSNLPNKLAQRIDDCFADSTSPSDHLETLHGAGGIGVLDFLRGKNFFVTGATGFLAKVLIEKLLRTMPDVGKIYVLIRAKDQQAAAERLKNEIINSELFKSLESLHGRSYITFMTDKVIPVAGDVCESDLGIESNLDAEIAQAVNVVVNSSANTTFDERYDVALNTNTRGPCRVLGFAKKCKNLCLFLHVSTAYVNGERSNIIQETPIQMGQRLRSQVYTNEVDIEAELSIALQSKEAAQVKATPLMKELGLQRAKLHGWQNTYSFTKAMGEMLITKQRENIPVVIVRPSVVESAYREPFPGWIEGNRMLDPLMLFYGKGQLPGILANPNAVIDIVPVDIVVNTILVAMAKHGREAKPELNVYHAASSVSNPILFHDFFKYSCDHFKSSPLIDRDGKQIRITDMKFLSSLSDFSSYISSEIIQQNGLRDHQAVPDEKHFVKIKTKCEKLETLLLHMAQIYEPYMFFTSRFDNAKVKALMKMMFVEEKKLFECDVGIIDWKEYYSYACTRHLILFLGKFWEIFCTRHNSSS, translated from the exons ATGACAATATTAACTCAATATGCAGCCATTAAAGAGAGCCTAAAAGAGATTGTTTTGGTGAATAATGATAACATTTCAGTCTGTCTTATAATAACAGCTCTTAGGCTGTTTGTGGGGTTTATTACGG CATATCCCTCATCTTCAAACCTTCCCAATAAACTTGCACAAAGAATTGATGACTGCTTTGCAGACTCCACTTCTCCATCTGATCATCTTGAAACGCTGCATGGTGCAGGGGGTATAGGAGTACTAGATTTTCTTCGGGGCAAAAATTTTTTTGTCACTGGTGCTACCGGATTTCTTGCCAAAG TATTGATCGAGAAACTCTTACGGACGATGCCTGATGTGGGTAAAATTTACGTTCTGATTAGAGCAAAAGATCAACAAGCTGCTGCAGAAAGATTGAAAAATGAA ATTATTAATTCGGAGTTATTCAAGTCACTGGAGAGCTTGCATGGGAGATCCTATATAACATTCATGACAGACAAGGTTATTCCTGTAGCTGGTGATGTTTGTGAATCTGATCTTGGAATTGAAAGTAATTTAGATGCTGAGATTGCGCAGGCTGTCAATGTAGTTGTTAATTCATCAGCCAACACTACGTTTGATGAAAG GTACGATGTTGCTCTCAACACAAACACAAGAGGACCTTGTCGAGTCTTGGGCTTTGCCAAAAAGTGCAAGAATCTGTGCCTCTTCCTCCATGTATCCACTG CGTATGTCAATGGGGAGAGATCAAACATAATTCAGGAGACACCAATACAAATGGGACAGAGATTGAGGAGCCAAGTCTACACGAATGAAGTTGATATTGAAGCTGAACTGAGTATAGCTTTGCAATCAAAGGAGGCTGCTCAAGTTAAAGCAACTCCATTGATGAAAGAGTTGGGCTTGCAGAG GGCAAAGCTACATGGATGGCAAAACACTTACTCATTTACTAAGGCCATGGGTGAGATGTTGATCACCAAACAAAGAGAAAATATCCCAGTAGTAATCGTTCGTCCTAGCGTTGTTGAGAGTGCCTATAGGGAGCCTTTCCCAGGTTGGATTGAAGGAAATAG AATGCTTGACCCCTTAATGTTGTTCTATGGGAAAGGCCAGCTCCCCGGAATTTTAGCAAATCCCAACGCAGTCATTGACATT GTACCCGTGGACATCGTTGTCAATACTATTTTGGTGGCTATGGCAAAGCATGGTAGAGAAGCAAAGCCAGAATTGAATGTGTATCATGCAGCTTCGTCTGTCTCAAATCCAATACTATTTCACGATTTTTTCAAGTATAGTTGTGATCACTTCAAGTCTTCGCCATTGATAGATCGAGATGGAAAGCAAATTAGGATAACAGATATGAAGTTTTTAAGCTCTCTGTCTGATTTCTCATCTTACATTTCATCAGAGATAATTCAACAGAATGGCCTAAGGGATCATCAAGCAGTGCCAGATGAGAAGCATTTTGTAAAAATTAAGACCAAATGTGAAAAGCTAGAAACACTTCTTTTGCATATGGCTCAGATTTATGAACCTTACATGTTTTTCACTAGCAG GTTTGATAATGCTAAAGTGAAAGCACTGATGAAGATGATGTTTGTTGAAGAGAAGAAGCTGTTTGAATGCGACGTTGGGATCATAGACTGGAAAGAATATTATTCTTACGCATGTACGCGACATCTCATATTATTCTTAGGAAAATTTTGGGAAATATTTTGTACACGACACAACAGTAGTTCCTAA
- the LOC141708858 gene encoding very-long-chain aldehyde decarbonylase CER1-like produces the protein MASKPGLLTDWPWKPLGNFKYAFLAPFVAHSIYSFATKEADDRSLFNFLVFPFMLLRLIHSQIWISYSRYRTAKLRIVDKNIEFEQVDRERDWDDTILAVALLYYLFSFTHPAIAKMPLWKLDGAILMFLLHVGPIEFLYYWFHRALHHHFLYSRYHSHHHSSIVTEPITSVIHPFAEDLAYVVLFAEPMVILNLTGTASILAFLGYIAIFDFVNYMGHCNFEFIPTWLFRVFPPLKYLLYTPSFHSLHHTQFKTNLSLFMPIYDYIYGTMDKSTDSLHQTSLEKKEDRPDVVHLTHLTTAESVYHLRLGFASVSSKPEKSRWYLKLMAPVTWWSMIITSFYGKTVISERNQFGELKVQSWAVPRFNVQYFSKWQRKAINGFIENAILEAESKGTKVLSLGLLNQSEELNQNGEIFIEKFPNLKLRVVDGSALAIAIVLNNVPQGTTQVLLRGKVTKVACAVASALCKRGIQVAADGDEYEKLQEATKYSENLIRLSGYEQKVWIVGEGLGDEEQSRADKGTVIIPFSSLPPTKVRDDCLYHHTPAMVIPASLENVDSCENWLPRRVMSASRVAGMVHALEGWSEHECGSTILDIAKVWEACLKHGFKPLTTPY, from the exons ATGGCCTCAAAACCAGGGTTGCTTACTGATTGGCCATGGAAGCCTTTGGGAAATTTTAAG TATGCATTTTTGGCGCCATTTGTAGCACATAGCATCTACTCATTTGCTACAAAGGAAGCAGATGACAGGAGTCTCTTCAattttcttgtttttccattTATGCTATTGAGACTTATTCATAGCCAGATTTGGATTTCGTATTCTCGTTATCGAACAGCCAAGCTTAGAATTGTTGACAAGAACATTGAGTTTGAACAAGTTGATAGGGAAAGAGATTG GGATGATACTATTTTGGCGGTTGCGCTGCTATACTATCTGTTTAGTTTCACTCATCCAGCAATTGCGAAAATGCCATTGTGGAAGCTTGATGGTGCAATTCTAATGTTTTTGCTTCATGTTGGTCCTATTGAGTTTCTGTACTATTGGTTTCATAGAGCACTTCATCATCATTTTCTATACTCTCGCTACCACTCTCATCATCACTCTTCGATTGTTACCGAGCCTATTACAT CTGTTATTCATCCATTCGCGGAGGATTTAGCATACGTTGTACTCTTTGCAGAACCAATGGTGATTCTAAACCTTACAGGAACTGCATCAATTCTTGCATTTCTCGGCTACATTGCTATTTTTGATTTCGTAAACTATATGGGACACTGCAATTTCGAATTCATTCCTACTTGGCTTTTCAGAGTCTTTCCTCCCCTTAAGTACTTACTGTACACACCATCATTCCATTCTCTTCACCACACTCAGTTCAAAACAAACCTCTCACTTTTTATGCCCATCTATGACTACATTTACGGAACAATGGACAAGTCTACTGATAGCTTGCATCAAACATCCCTTGAGAAAAAGGAAGACAGACCGGATGTCGTTCATTTAACTCACTTAACTACTGCAGAATCTGTTTATCATCTACGTTTAGGATTCGCTTCTGTTTCTTCTAAGCCAGAGAAATCGAGATGGTACTTAAAGCTGATGGCACCAGTGACATGGTGGTCCATGATTATCACTTCATTTTATGGAAAAACGGTCATTTCTGAGAGGAATCAGTTCGGAGAGCTTAAAGTCCAGTCATGGGCAGTTCCTAGATTTAACGTGCAA TACTTTTCGAAATGGCAGAGAAAAGCTATCAATGGATTTATAGAAAATGCCATACTAGAAGCAGAATCAAAAGGCACTAAAGTCTTAAGTTTAGGCCTTCTGAACCAG AGTGAAGAACTCAACCAAAATGGTGAAATTTTCATCGAAAAATTCCCTAATTTGAAACTAAGAGTTGTAGATGGGAGTGCTCTGGCCATTGCTATTGTCCTAAACAACGTTCCGCAAGGCACAACACAAGTGCTCCTTAGAGGCAAGGTCACAAAAGTTGCTTGTGCAGTAGCTTCTGCTTTGTGCAAAAGGGGAATACAAGTGGCTGCTGATGGAGATGAGTATGAGAAGCTACAAGAAGCCACAAAGTACAGTGAGAATTTGATCCGACTAAGCGGCTATGAGCAAAAAGTATGGATAGTAGGAGAAGGACTTGGTGATGAAGAACAGTCTAGAGCTGATAAGGGAACAGTTATCATTCCATTTTCTTCATTACCTCCTACCAAAGTTCGCGACGATTGCTTGTACCATCACACACCAGCAATGGTGATCCCTGCATCTCTTGAAAATGTCGATTCCTGTGAG AACTGGCTACCAAGGAGAGTTATGAGCGCTTCACGAGTAGCCGGAATGGTACATGCCTTGGAAGGATGGAGTGAACATGAATGTGGAAGCACCATTTTAGACATTGCAAAAGTGTGGGAAGCTTGTCTAAAACATGGATTTAAACCATTAACCACACCATATTAA